A part of Rhodamnia argentea isolate NSW1041297 chromosome 8, ASM2092103v1, whole genome shotgun sequence genomic DNA contains:
- the LOC115755842 gene encoding uncharacterized protein LOC115755842 — MASEAKTNGGGGAGGFRARMEHYLYSGDKKHVLAGIAVITVIFGAPWFFMSRGSKHQSHQDYMEKADKARKERLSPSSK, encoded by the exons ATGGCGAGCGAAGCCAAGACCAACGGCGGAGGGGGAGCAGGTGGTTTCAGGGCGAGGATGGAACACTATTTGTACAGCGGCGACAAGAAGCACGTCCTGGCTGGGATCGCCGTCATCACCGTAATCTTTGGTGCTCCCTGGTTCTTCATGAGTCGAG GGTCAAAGCACCAGTCCCATCAAGATTATATGGAGAAAGCGGACAAGGCTCGGAAAGAAAGGCTTTCTCCATCTTCTAA
- the LOC115755833 gene encoding CBL-interacting serine/threonine-protein kinase 25-like, which translates to MGDQTEHDGAPNGKTGSPRNVLFGKYEMGRMLGKGTFAKVYHGKNLLTQESVAIKVICKDQVKKEGLMEQIKREISVMRLVRHPNIVELKEVMATKQKIFFVMEYVKGGELFAKVAKGKLKEDVARKYFQQLVSAIDFCHSRGVSHRDLKPENLLLDENEDLKVSDFGLSALPEQLRIDGLLHTQCGTPAYVAPEVLRKKGYDGAKADLWSCGVVLYVLLAGYLPFQDENVMRMYRKVFKAQYEYPPWFPPEAKKLVSKLLVADPEKRISIPEIMSTPWFQKGFTKPVAFSIEEQELEKYDENCSCELELVRSNSKPPFYNAFEFISSMSSGFDLSSMFESQRKSASMFTSKCSASAIVGKLEALARRLNFGVVSLKDFKLKLQGKKEGRKGKLAVTAEVFEVAPEVVVVEFSKCAGDTLEYKKFYEEDVRPALKDIVWSWQGENDCQVCH; encoded by the coding sequence ATGGGTGACCAGACAGAGCACGATGGGGCACCAAATGGCAAGACAGGGTCTCCAAGAAACGTTCTGTTTGGGAAGTACGAGATGGGGAGGATGTTGGGTAAGGGCACTTTCGCTAAGGTCTACCATGGGAAGAACCTGTTGACCCAAGAGAGCGTGGCCATCAAGGTCATTTGTAAGGACCAGGTCAAGAAGGAAGGCCTGATGGAGCAGATCAAGCGGGAGATCTCCGTGATGCGCCTGGTGCGTCACCCCAACATAGTGGAACTCAAGGAGGTCATGGCCACCAAGCAAAAGATCTTCTTTGTCATGGAGTATGTGAAGGGCGGCGAATTGTTTGCCAAAGTTGCCAAAGGCAAATTGAAGGAGGATGTGGCCAGGAAGTACTTTCAGCAATTGGTTAGCGCCATCGATTTCTGCCATAGCCGCGGCGTGTCGCACCGCGACTTGAAGCCCGAAAATCTCCTGCTGGACGAGAACGAGGACCTTAAAGTCTCCGACTTTGGCCTGTCGGCTTTGCCGGAGCAGCTCAGGATTGACGGGTTGTTGCACACGCAGTGTGGGACTCCAGCGTATGTTGCGCCGGAGGTCTTGCGGAAGAAGGGGTACGACGGGGCGAAGGCGGATTTGTGGTCTTGTGGGGTGGTGCTGTATGTGCTGCTTGCAGGGTATTTGCCGTTTCAGGACGAGAATGTGATGAGAATGTACAGGAAGGTGTTCAAGGCTCAGTATGAGTACCCACCTTGGTTCCCGCCTGAAGCTAAGAAACTAGTTTCCAAGCTTCTCGTTGCGGACCCTGAAAAGAGAATTTCGATTCCAGAGATAATGAGCACCCCGTGGTTTCAAAAGGGGTTCACTAAGCCAGTGGCTTTCTCTATTGAGGAACAGGAATTGGAGAAATATGACGAGAACTGCAGCTGCGAGTTGGAGCTGGTGAGATCAAACTCAAAGCCGCCTTTTTACAACGCGTTCGAGTTCATATCGTCCATGTCGTCGGGGTTCGACTTGTCCAGCATGTTTGAGAGCCAACGCAAGTCCGCCTCGATGTTCACTTCCAAGTGCTCGGCGTCGGCGATAGTTGGGAAGCTAGAGGCGCTGGCCAGGAGGCTGAATTTCGGGGTGGTGAGCCTGAAGGACTTCAAGCTGAAGCTGCAGGGCAAGAAGGAAGGGAGGAAAGGGAAGCTGGCAGTGACAGCGGAAGTCTTCGAGGTGGCACCGGAGGTCGTGGTGGTCGAGTTCTCAAAGTGTGCCGGTGACACTCTCGAGTACAAGAAGTTCTACGAGGAGGATGTGAGGCCTGCGCTCAAGGACATTGTGTGGAGTTGGCAGGGGGAGAATGACTGTCAAGTCTGTCATTAA